A window from Melopsittacus undulatus isolate bMelUnd1 chromosome Z, bMelUnd1.mat.Z, whole genome shotgun sequence encodes these proteins:
- the TAT gene encoding tyrosine aminotransferase: MESYLIQVNGHDEHGDHAMLDVQLKTNGNSIPLGKAKGRKPRWAVRASEMSKKTFNPVRAIVDSMKVEPNPKKAMISLSLGDPTVFGNLPTNNEVTRAVKEVLDSGRCNGYAPSVGYQSCREAVAAFYTSPEAPLEAKDVILTSGCSQAIELALAVLANPGQNILVPRPGFSLYKTLALSMGIEVKLYNLLPEKAWEIDLKHLESLVDEKTACLIVNNPSNPCGSVFSKRHLQKILAVASRQCVPILADEIYGDMVFDDCKFEPIATLSTNVPILSCGGLAKRWLVPGWRMGWILIHDRRDIFGNEIRDGLVRLSQRILGPCTLVQGALERILRQTPPEFYHNTLSILKSNADLCYTALSAIPGLRPVRPAGAMYLMVEIEMEHFPEFENDVEFTERLISEQSVFCLPATCFEYPNFFRVVITVPEEMILEACSRIQEFCEMHYQGAEGAQDLECDK, from the exons ATGGAGTCCTACCTGATCCAAGTGAATGGCCATGATGAGCATGGAGACCACGCTATGCTGGATGTTCAACTCAAGACCAATGGGAACAGCATACCTCTGGGGAAGGCAAAGGGCCGGAAGCCAAGATGGGCTGTCAGGGCTTCTGAGATGTCCAAGAAGACCTTCAATCCTGTCCGAGCCATCGTAGACAGCATGAAGGTGGAGCCCAACCCAAAGAAAGCCATGATCTCCTTGTCCTTAG GAGACCCAACGGTGTTTGGAAACCTCCCCACAAACAATGAGGTCACTCGGGCTGTGAAGGAGGTTTTGGACTCAGGACGTTGCAATGGTTATGCTCCATCTGTTG GGTACCAGTCCTGCcgggaagctgtggctgcgtTCTACACCAGCCCAGAGGCACCGCTGGAGGCCAAG GATGTCATCCTAACAAGTGGCTGCAGCCAGGCCATAGAGCttgccttggcagtgctggccAACCCAGGCCAGAACATCCTGGTGCCACGGCCTGGCTTCTCGCTCTACAAGACTTTGGCTTTGTCTATGGGGATTGAGGTCAAACTCTACAACCTGTTG CCAGAGAAAGCCTGGGAAATTGATTTGAAGCACTTGGAGTCTCTGGTGGATGAGAAGACTGCTTGTCTCATTGTGAACAACCCGTCCAACCCCTGTGGCTCTGTGTTCAGCAAGAGACACCTCCAGAAGATCCTGGCAG TGGCATCAAGACAGTGCGTGCCCATCCTTGCTGATGAGATCTATGGAGACATG GTGTTTGATGACTGCAAATTTGAGCCCATTGCAACCCTCAGCACCAATGTGCCGATCTTGTCCTGTGGTGGCTTGGCAAAGCGGTGGCTTGTCCCTGGCTGGCGCATGGGCTGGATCCTAATTCATGACAGAAGAGACATCTTTGGTAATGAG ATCAGAGATGGCCTTGTAAGACTGAGTCAAAGGATCCTAGGGCCCTGTACACTTGTCCAAGGAGCACTGGAACGTATCTTGCGCCAAACACCCCCTGAGTTCTACCACAACACCCTCAGCATCCTCAAG tccAATGCTGACCTTTGTTATACTGCCTTATCTGCTATCCCTGGCCTCCGTCCTGTCCGGCCCGCTGGAGCCATGTACCTCATG GTTGAGATTGAGATGGAACATTTCCCTGAGTTTGAAAACGATGTGGAGTTCACGGAGCGCCTCATCTCAGAGCAGTCTGTGTTCTGCCTGCCAGCCACG TGCTTTGAGTACCCAAACTTCTTCCGTGTGGTGATCACCGTGCCTGAGGAGATGATCTTGGAGGCCTGCAGTCGCATCCAGGAGTTCTGTGAGATGCACTACCAGGGTGCTGAGGGGGCCCAGGATCTGGAGTGTGACAAATAG
- the MARVELD3 gene encoding MARVEL domain-containing protein 3, with translation MEPPLCGDGAAAVRGWSRRCAGRTRPQLGCADGQSSSTRLGTARGSHRTHSAGRAAPGARASPRPQRCRHRYRAGAPGSERHRAGRGRAVRRCRGSGPVPPAAHPPPAAGAARTPALNRTQGRAMEQQSSPRAPTAERDWAGGHSVPGPGPKGPHSSRSAAPGPLWSRRCRYLRTGRACCQMVQALLAVLILVCASVSCGPPGGYTGLPDLGGIYYYQFGGAYSGFSGADGQRARELDQRFYRLKLPVGRAAMAVGGCLLAASCILLSLGVLRLPWRFPAWLLLECALDAVVALGMVPALYFYFHFLLEVYNSSVCKEREQLYQSKGYQGFRCSLHAAEVAAGLWGCVVALAYLLSAGLAARAYAAVRTLKQKPVQLQ, from the exons ATGGAGCCGCCGCTGTGCGGGGATGGAGCCGCTGCTGTGCGGGGATGGAGCCGCCGCTGTGCGGGACGGACGCGGCCGCAGCTCGGGTGTGCGGAcgggcagagcagcagcaccaggctcGGGACCGCCCGGGGCTCGCACCGAACCCACAGCGCAGGAAGAGCCGCTCCCGGTGCCAGAGCCTCCCCTCGGCCCCAGCGCTGCAGGCACCGGTACCGGGCGGGCGCACCAGGAAGCGAGCGGCaccgggcggggcggggccgggccgtGCGCAGGTGCCGGGGGAGCGGCCCCGTCCCGCCCGCTGCGCACCCTCCCCCGGCCGCAGGAGCTGCGCGGACACCGGCGCTGAACCGGACCCAGGGCCGGGccatggagcagcagagcagcccccGAGCCCCGACGGCGGAACGCGACTGGGCGGGCGGGCA CTCTGTGCCCGGACCGGGCCCGAAGGGGCCGCACAGCAGCCGCTCCGCCGCTCCGGGGCCGCTGTGGAGCCGCCGCTGCCGGTACCTGCGCACGGGCAGGG CCTGCTGCCAGATGGTGCAGGCGCTGCTGGCCGTGCTCATCCTGGTCTGCGCCTCCGTGTCCTGCGGGCCCCCGGGCGGGTACACCGGCCTGCCCGACCTGGGCGGCATCTACTACTACCAGTTCGGCGGCGCCTACAGCGGCTTCAGCGGCGCGGACGGGCAGAGGGCTCGGGAGCTCGACCAGCGCTTCTACCGGCTGAAGCTGCCGGTCGGGAGGGCGGCCATGGCCGTCGGAGGCTGCCTCCTGGCCgcctcctgcatcctcctctcGCTCGGGGTTCTGCGGTTACCCTGGCGCTTCCCAGCGTGGCTGCTGCTCGAGTGTGCCCTGGACGCAGTGGTCGCGCTGGGCATGGTGCCTGCGCTCTACTTCTACTTCCACTTTCTGCTGGAGGTCTATAACTCATCAGTGTGCAAAGAGAGAGAGCAGCTGTACCAAAGCAAAGGCTACCAGGGCTTCAGGTGCAGCCTGCATGCAGCAGAGGTTGCGGCCGGGCTCTGGGGCTGTGTGGTTGCCCTGGCATACCTGCTCAGTGCCGGCCTTGCAGCCAGAGCCTATGCAGCCGTTAGGACACTGAAGCAGAAGCCAGTGCAGTTGCAATGA